The genomic segment ACTTGTAATAATAGTTGCAGTATTAAGTTCAATATTGACATCATGGAATAATTGTGGCAGCCCatcgttttttaaaaacactgattggaaatcaaaatttcagcATAAAGTAAGCATAATTTGagtcaaatatataaatgtaacatacattattatttctataaaattatttggtatagaaattttatacaataataatatttattatttatcattattatttttttttatatatacaggaCCGAGTAAATTTAGAAACTGGATATCAGGAGATAGATTGTCATATAAATGGTGATTATTCTATTGGATGTCGTAAAGAAGGAGATGAAGTTTACATaccattttcatttattcataaatattttgaggTAAGCAGtaaaagtaaagtaaatgATTAATCACAAGAAGATActaatatgtttaaaatacatcagatttatggaaaattagCCACGTATGATGGCTTAGAAAGATTTGAATGGTTACACAGTTATTCCAAAATCGTTAATCCTAAAGGAAAATATGATCCCAGAGGAGTGTTTATGacctttgaaaattataatgttgAAGTTCGAGAACGTGTTAAATGTATTAGTGGAAATGACGGAGTACCAATATCTACTCAATGGGAGAGTCAGGGATATTATTATCCTACTCAAATTGCTCAATTTGGATTATCACATTATAGCAAAAATTTGACAGAACCAGAACCTCACAGAAAAGTGATAGATGACTCTGACAAAGTTAAAAGAGAATGGATTATACCTCAAGGATCTATTGCATCtagaatatttgataaacaTGTTAACAGTCACGTAATGAGATTTGCAACACCAGAAACTAGTACATCTGGTATTACCTTAAAATTAGATCATGTACTTGATTTTGTATTGAAATgggattttaatattaaagataatgGAAGCATTATGATCACATTGCAAtctagagaaagaaaagaaacgtattATCTTCATTATGTTACTAGTAACATAGTATtgcatatatataacaatCACGTTTATTATGGAATTGGTCAAATTAATCATCAATGGAGAAGATTCACTAGAGACCTAGTAATAGATTTACAGAAAGGTTTATacttaaatgataaaaataaaaagaaaatgtctCGCTCGAAATTAAAGGTAATGTATATACTTAACAACTGCTATAagatagtaaaaaaaataaatgttaagaaTGATCTATTTTACAGATCGTGAAAATTACATTGTATGGATCTGGAATGATTGATAATGTAACATTATCTACAAGCGAACACATGGAACAATTCTATGATGCAGCTAGATGGTTTGTTAGTAACCAGAACATTAGTTCTGGTGGATGGGCAAATCCTGTCAGAAGAAAAGTAGCCCCTGGAATGGCTACCCTTGAACCTGGAtggtatttcattttaataaattatttagtttatatatatatatatatatatatatatatatattatcacgatatatttatttaaatgcatatttttacAGGTATTCTAGTATGGGCCAAGGACATGCAATTTCTGTATTAGCACGAGCATATTATCATTCgggcgaagaaaaatatttgcaagctGCTATTAGAGGTTTGCAACCTTTTAAGGTATCTTCTAGTAAAGGCGGCGTAGctgcaatatttttaagcaaataCGTGTGGTACGAAGAATACCCTACGACACCCTCTTCATTTATACTTaatggatttatttattctttaattggTTTGTATGATCTAAAAAGCATAGCAACAGGTAAGGATGCGGTAGAAGCATCTCGCCTTTTTAATCAGGGTATGACATCCTTGAAAAACATGTTAACGCTATACGATACAGGTTCTGGTACTACATATGATTTACgtcattttacgttaaaaaCTGCTCCAAATTTAGCTAGATGGGATTATCATTCTACTCATATTAATCaacttcttcttttaaattcgatCGACAATGATCCGATTTTTACTACTACAGCAGAACGATGGATAGGTTACATGAATGGTAAGAGAGCTGCACACAATTAACATACTATCCTTTAGcgataaattgatttttgcattcacttttatttttaatttattgatatttaatatttcgttccGTCTGCTCTATTTTGTATCatacattttgtaaataaaaaaaatagtcaCAGAATAAAGTGGACCAAACTATACTTATCTTTTTATGTAATTGTTGTTACATGGAAACAGTAACAATCAAATTCATGACATTTGTTCGTTATTAATGGATGCTGCGTATGTACTTGGCTATCCCATCATAGCAAAATGTCaaatttagtatttaataGCTAAAActacgtatatttaaaaagacaagcgtattattacatttaaaagtaatttatttcatttaattataacaaataaaatgcCTATTTAGAgtatttcagatattttaaattaatatttagaaaaaaccATCCCTGAACATGACTTATGAAACTTAATTTGTAGATATAATGGaatgatatatgtaattgcgttacatgtaaattttgtacttaaagaattaaactcaacatttaaactattttataaatatacattttttaatttcaatgttatgtattacattcctttgaatatttgaatgttttatttttaacaaatgtatagattaagataaatttcatatctttaatgcaaattatttaaattaaataaaaagttgtttCGAGTAATACATTTTGATTGTAATACATTTTGAAgctttttttgtatattatactatctttatatgaaattttattagaactTATACATGTGTGATAccaatttaacaaataaaatgaaattattttatttataaattttttgtacCTGTTCATAAGTAAGTTTTTAACCTAATTTTTccctaaatatatataatttaagaaagaatcaaacttatttcatttgatttgAATGTATGCTTGTGAATGTGTATGGTCTGTTACATGTTGGTACTACTGACAGCTTAGTTTATGGTATATGTTCTTCTAGTTTACAAGACGGTTGTTTCAATATGtatgcaaaaattaatattacttagCGTATAAGTAATTATAACGATTTTTTGTGAGTATTTTTAACGTAGTtgttattgtttaatataaaattgaaatattactgAAATATGTCATATCGAATTATATA from the Bombus pyrosoma isolate SC7728 linkage group LG11, ASM1482585v1, whole genome shotgun sequence genome contains:
- the LOC122572307 gene encoding D-glucuronyl C5-epimerase B, whose product is MMMRLNFKTLLLVIIVAVLSSILTSWNNCGSPSFFKNTDWKSKFQHKDRVNLETGYQEIDCHINGDYSIGCRKEGDEVYIPFSFIHKYFEIYGKLATYDGLERFEWLHSYSKIVNPKGKYDPRGVFMTFENYNVEVRERVKCISGNDGVPISTQWESQGYYYPTQIAQFGLSHYSKNLTEPEPHRKVIDDSDKVKREWIIPQGSIASRIFDKHVNSHVMRFATPETSTSGITLKLDHVLDFVLKWDFNIKDNGSIMITLQSRERKETYYLHYVTSNIVLHIYNNHVYYGIGQINHQWRRFTRDLVIDLQKGLYLNDKNKKKMSRSKLKIVKITLYGSGMIDNVTLSTSEHMEQFYDAARWFVSNQNISSGGWANPVRRKVAPGMATLEPGWYSSMGQGHAISVLARAYYHSGEEKYLQAAIRGLQPFKVSSSKGGVAAIFLSKYVWYEEYPTTPSSFILNGFIYSLIGLYDLKSIATGKDAVEASRLFNQGMTSLKNMLTLYDTGSGTTYDLRHFTLKTAPNLARWDYHSTHINQLLLLNSIDNDPIFTTTAERWIGYMNGKRAAHN